Proteins found in one Candidatus Hinthialibacter antarcticus genomic segment:
- a CDS encoding threonine synthase: MSFVKCLRCKQCGREYPIQPLYVCEDDFGGLEVVYDYDAIRASLSRETIERRPGNVWRYRELLPVEGKPLTGEHSGWTPLIRAENLARELGVRELYLKDDSVNRPSLSYKDRVVAVALSKAVEFGFDTIGCASTGNLANAVASHGARAGLKRYIFIPADIEPGKILGSLIFDANIVLVRGNYDDVNRLCAEVGDKFGWAFVNVNLRPYYTEGAKTHGFEIAEQLGWRFPGSVVLPVAGGTILPKVARAFEELQTLGFVDDELPRMYAAQASGCNPVSEAFKTNADSINPKKPDTIAKSIAIGNPADGYDVLDILRNTNGAADDASDDEIIDAIKLLARTEGLFTEPAGGATLAVAKKLIRDGKIDPDQPIVICITGNGYKVREAVEGKAGAGRLIDANLGSFEDAYSDVLPKQCATV; encoded by the coding sequence ATGAGTTTTGTCAAATGCTTGCGGTGTAAACAGTGCGGCAGAGAGTATCCCATCCAACCGCTCTATGTCTGTGAAGACGATTTCGGCGGGCTGGAGGTCGTGTACGACTATGACGCCATCCGCGCATCATTGAGCCGCGAAACCATTGAGCGCCGCCCCGGCAACGTCTGGCGCTATCGTGAACTTCTGCCCGTCGAAGGAAAACCGCTGACCGGCGAGCATTCAGGCTGGACGCCGCTGATTCGCGCTGAAAACCTCGCCCGCGAGTTGGGCGTACGCGAGTTGTACCTCAAAGACGACTCAGTCAACCGCCCTTCGCTTTCTTATAAAGACCGCGTGGTTGCGGTCGCGTTATCGAAAGCGGTTGAGTTTGGCTTTGACACAATCGGCTGCGCATCGACCGGCAATCTCGCCAACGCCGTCGCCTCTCATGGCGCGCGCGCAGGGCTGAAACGGTATATCTTCATCCCGGCGGACATCGAACCGGGCAAGATTTTAGGCTCGCTGATATTCGACGCGAATATCGTTTTGGTGCGCGGCAACTATGACGACGTGAACCGCCTGTGCGCTGAGGTCGGCGACAAATTCGGCTGGGCGTTTGTGAATGTAAACCTGCGCCCTTATTACACCGAAGGCGCCAAGACGCACGGCTTTGAAATTGCCGAACAACTAGGCTGGCGTTTTCCGGGCAGCGTCGTGCTTCCCGTCGCGGGCGGCACCATCCTGCCGAAAGTCGCGCGTGCGTTTGAGGAACTACAAACGCTTGGCTTCGTCGATGACGAACTACCGCGCATGTACGCCGCGCAGGCGTCTGGATGCAACCCGGTTTCGGAAGCGTTTAAAACCAACGCAGATTCTATCAACCCCAAAAAGCCGGATACGATTGCGAAATCAATCGCGATCGGCAACCCCGCCGACGGCTATGACGTGCTCGATATTTTGCGTAACACCAACGGCGCCGCCGACGACGCCAGCGATGACGAAATCATCGACGCCATCAAACTCTTGGCGCGTACAGAAGGCCTGTTCACCGAACCCGCAGGCGGCGCGACATTGGCGGTTGCGAAGAAGTTGATTCGCGACGGCAAGATTGACCCCGATCAGCCAATTGTGATTTGTATCACTGGCAACGGCTACAAAGTGCGCGAGGCGGTCGAAGGCAAAGCGGGCGCAGGGCGCTTGATTGACGCCAACCTGGGTTCGTTCGAAGACGCGTATAGCGACGTGTTACCGAAGCAGTGCGCAACGGTTTGA
- a CDS encoding MoaD/ThiS family protein has translation MAVQVRIPTPLQKITGNQAVVQAEAATILALIDDLEVNHPGIKSRLCDDNGKLRRFVNFYVNDEDIRFQQNERTALKDGDEVSIIPAIAGG, from the coding sequence ATGGCAGTTCAAGTACGTATTCCCACGCCATTGCAAAAAATCACCGGCAACCAGGCAGTGGTTCAAGCAGAAGCCGCTACCATATTGGCATTGATTGACGATCTCGAAGTCAACCATCCCGGCATCAAAAGCCGCTTGTGCGATGATAATGGAAAGTTACGCCGCTTCGTGAATTTTTATGTGAATGACGAAGATATCCGTTTTCAGCAGAACGAACGGACCGCGTTGAAAGACGGCGATGAGGTTTCGATCATCCCCGCCATCGCGGGAGGATGA
- the moeB gene encoding molybdopterin-synthase adenylyltransferase MoeB produces the protein MTAKREKKMVEFTDEQITRYSRHIILPKVGGKGQKKLLDSKALVIGAGGLGSPSAYYLAAAGVGTIGIVDDDVVDISNLQRQILHSTPEVGVAKTESAAQKLTKLNPDVNIIQHNFRLNSTNILDLIKGYDVVLDGTDNFPTRFLINDACVMAKRPLIHAGIFRFEGQIITIKPFEGPCYRCLFPEPPPAGLVPSCHEAGVLGCIAGVMGTIQATEAIKVLLDLGEPLIGKLLTFDALEMNFRKVSVPRDKDCPICSDHPTITKLIDYEESCELAKP, from the coding sequence ATGACTGCCAAACGAGAAAAGAAAATGGTTGAATTTACTGACGAACAAATTACGCGATATAGCCGCCACATCATCCTGCCCAAGGTCGGCGGCAAAGGCCAGAAGAAACTGCTCGACAGCAAAGCGCTGGTGATCGGCGCGGGCGGGCTAGGTTCACCGTCGGCGTATTACCTCGCAGCAGCGGGCGTGGGAACCATCGGCATCGTTGATGACGACGTAGTAGACATTTCAAACCTGCAGCGCCAGATTCTCCACTCGACGCCCGAAGTCGGCGTCGCAAAGACGGAATCCGCCGCGCAAAAACTGACGAAGTTGAATCCAGACGTCAACATCATTCAGCATAATTTTCGTTTGAACTCAACCAATATTCTCGACCTGATCAAAGGGTATGACGTGGTGCTCGACGGGACGGATAATTTCCCCACGCGGTTTTTGATTAACGACGCCTGCGTGATGGCGAAGCGCCCGTTGATTCATGCGGGCATCTTTCGCTTTGAAGGCCAGATCATCACGATTAAACCGTTTGAAGGACCCTGCTACCGCTGCCTGTTTCCTGAACCGCCGCCAGCGGGCTTGGTGCCGAGTTGCCATGAAGCGGGCGTGTTGGGCTGCATCGCGGGGGTGATGGGGACCATCCAGGCGACCGAAGCGATCAAGGTCTTGTTGGATTTAGGCGAACCGCTGATCGGCAAACTGCTGACTTTCGACGCGCTGGAGATGAATTTCCGCAAGGTGTCGGTTCCACGCGACAAAGACTGCCCCATCTGCAGCGACCACCCGACGATTACCAAACTCATCGACTATGAAGAAAGTTGCGAACTCGCAAAACCGTAG
- a CDS encoding putative addiction module antidote protein, which produces MKKTSTSRFDVAEHLRTPEEMAAYLEVCFEEANGDAAFIAKALGDIARAKGMSQVARDAGLSRESLYKALSGERTPNFDTILKVISALGLKLQAKANLAVE; this is translated from the coding sequence ATGAAAAAAACTTCGACCTCACGCTTTGACGTTGCTGAACACCTTCGCACGCCTGAAGAAATGGCGGCGTATTTAGAAGTTTGCTTTGAAGAAGCCAACGGCGACGCCGCGTTCATCGCAAAAGCGTTGGGCGATATTGCCCGCGCGAAAGGCATGTCGCAAGTCGCCCGCGACGCTGGTCTTTCTCGCGAAAGCCTCTACAAAGCGCTTTCAGGCGAACGGACGCCAAATTTCGACACCATTCTAAAAGTTATTTCGGCTTTGGGGCTTAAACTTCAGGCAAAAGCAAATCTTGCAGTCGAGTAG
- a CDS encoding DUF2203 domain-containing protein, which produces MPHFDKHFTLNEANALLPRYREIFARIQELIDEARGESSNVINLHGAGRTNGSTNGTHSARDKALKIINELISEITDAGVVIQDVSRGLIDFPAMVDGNEIFLCYELADGEAIQFYHELESGYAGRRLIIGDEF; this is translated from the coding sequence ATGCCTCACTTTGATAAACATTTCACTCTTAATGAAGCCAACGCGCTGTTGCCGCGCTATCGTGAAATCTTCGCCCGCATCCAGGAACTCATCGACGAGGCGCGCGGCGAGTCGTCGAATGTGATCAATTTGCACGGCGCCGGACGGACGAACGGTTCGACCAATGGGACGCATTCGGCCCGCGATAAAGCGCTCAAAATCATCAATGAATTAATTAGTGAAATTACTGACGCAGGCGTGGTGATACAAGACGTCAGCCGGGGGCTGATTGATTTTCCCGCCATGGTTGACGGCAATGAAATCTTCCTCTGTTACGAACTCGCCGACGGCGAGGCCATCCAGTTTTATCACGAACTCGAGTCGGGCTACGCAGGCCGCCGCCTCATCATCGGCGATGAGTTTTAG
- a CDS encoding NUDIX hydrolase, with amino-acid sequence MAKPWTKRSSRVVGEFSVFRLRCDQMVSPRNGHELDAFILETRPWITILPTTPDGEVVLVRQYRFGIEAATLETPGGLMDASDASPEAAARRELLEETGCEAEEMISLGVVRPNPAIQNTSCHIFWAKNVYGECAQTLDEGEDILIERLPLDAVPRMIHQGVIQHSIVLNAFYLFDLYQIHNKGNSGDNASL; translated from the coding sequence ATGGCAAAACCTTGGACCAAACGCAGCAGCCGGGTGGTAGGTGAATTTTCCGTCTTCCGGCTGCGGTGCGACCAGATGGTTTCGCCGCGTAACGGGCACGAGTTGGATGCGTTTATTTTAGAAACGCGCCCCTGGATCACCATCCTCCCGACCACGCCGGACGGCGAAGTGGTTCTCGTCCGGCAGTACCGTTTTGGCATCGAAGCCGCGACCTTGGAAACCCCCGGCGGTTTGATGGATGCGAGCGACGCGTCGCCCGAAGCCGCCGCCCGCCGCGAGTTATTAGAAGAGACGGGCTGCGAAGCCGAAGAGATGATCTCGCTCGGCGTTGTCCGGCCTAACCCCGCCATTCAAAATACGTCGTGCCATATTTTCTGGGCGAAAAACGTGTACGGCGAGTGCGCCCAAACATTGGATGAAGGCGAAGACATCTTGATTGAGCGCCTGCCGCTGGACGCCGTTCCCCGCATGATTCATCAAGGCGTCATTCAACATTCCATTGTATTAAACGCGTTTTATTTGTTTGATCTCTATCAAATTCACAACAAAGGAAACTCCGGCGACAATGCCTCACTTTGA
- a CDS encoding M14-type cytosolic carboxypeptidase, with amino-acid sequence MMARVVSIAFLAALVFVGNSYAQEVALFSDFDNGSLGRWTKTADREIELTLSDDSGGAFFFFRIENVKDQTLRFVVPRAPAQLFPEYSLPFISYDQIHWTALRKRWIEPNTKGGQSTRYTFEAAFAQPRAWIASTPPFNNDFLDQSLQQYLEHPHLRVETLCESPLKKKPIQLLHITDPAQADEPKSVVFILAREDALEPASSWAAWGMLRFLLSDGPYAAAIKRRMHFVLLPLFDADGVAQGASGHPFPETGGPVFWTEAWPETQVSFYEQRRLKQWLQQWKDAGKKIDYALRLHSDNWGRDVLRREQAREEMQPAQDLLFINLIEQKYLPWRANADRVQPDTRFSKVVYDLFPDAVTGMMQFEFLFDQTLLPQQPLYKTTEDIQVEGEMVVRAFGESLNIQASDPPPYLLSAQASPLSRGDRNAYAFQCVYRDLNNRPPEYVRVVVDEETYELAPADATQADYARGVLYVGFAGMKNRDNTHYFTASNGSSTTRSPQVGVWPGPYWLGGEK; translated from the coding sequence ATGATGGCCCGCGTCGTCTCGATTGCTTTCCTGGCGGCGCTGGTTTTTGTTGGAAATTCGTATGCGCAAGAGGTCGCGCTCTTTTCAGATTTTGATAACGGCAGCCTGGGCCGCTGGACAAAAACCGCCGATCGCGAGATCGAACTCACGCTGAGCGATGATTCAGGCGGGGCGTTTTTTTTCTTTCGCATCGAAAATGTAAAAGACCAAACGCTGCGGTTTGTGGTTCCTCGCGCGCCCGCGCAACTTTTTCCCGAATACAGCCTGCCGTTTATTAGTTATGACCAAATACACTGGACGGCGCTTCGCAAGCGTTGGATCGAACCAAACACGAAAGGCGGCCAGTCAACGCGTTATACCTTTGAAGCGGCCTTTGCGCAGCCGCGCGCCTGGATCGCTTCAACGCCGCCGTTTAATAATGATTTTCTCGACCAGTCGCTGCAACAATACTTAGAACACCCGCACTTACGCGTTGAAACGCTTTGCGAGTCGCCGCTCAAGAAAAAGCCCATTCAATTGCTGCACATCACGGATCCCGCTCAAGCGGATGAACCAAAATCTGTCGTGTTTATTCTTGCGCGTGAAGACGCCTTAGAGCCTGCGTCGTCATGGGCGGCGTGGGGCATGTTGCGTTTTTTGTTGTCGGACGGCCCCTATGCGGCGGCGATCAAACGTCGGATGCACTTTGTGCTGTTGCCGTTATTTGACGCGGACGGGGTTGCGCAGGGCGCGTCCGGTCATCCGTTTCCTGAGACGGGCGGGCCGGTTTTCTGGACGGAAGCCTGGCCTGAAACCCAGGTCTCGTTTTATGAACAGCGCCGACTCAAGCAGTGGCTGCAACAATGGAAAGACGCGGGCAAGAAAATTGATTACGCGCTGCGGCTGCACTCCGATAACTGGGGGCGCGATGTGTTGCGCCGCGAGCAGGCGCGGGAGGAAATGCAGCCCGCGCAGGACCTGTTATTCATCAATCTAATCGAACAAAAATATCTGCCTTGGCGCGCCAATGCCGACCGGGTTCAACCCGACACGCGCTTTTCAAAAGTCGTTTATGATTTATTTCCCGATGCGGTTACGGGCATGATGCAGTTTGAGTTTTTGTTTGATCAGACGTTGTTACCGCAGCAGCCGCTGTACAAAACGACCGAAGATATTCAAGTCGAAGGCGAGATGGTTGTACGCGCATTTGGCGAATCGTTGAACATTCAAGCCAGCGACCCGCCGCCCTACTTGCTTTCGGCGCAAGCGTCGCCATTGTCGCGCGGCGACCGCAATGCGTATGCGTTTCAATGCGTCTATCGCGACTTAAACAACCGCCCGCCTGAATATGTTCGCGTTGTGGTTGATGAAGAGACCTACGAATTAGCGCCCGCTGACGCAACGCAGGCTGATTATGCGCGAGGCGTTTTATATGTCGGCTTCGCTGGAATGAAAAATCGCGACAACACCCATTACTTCACTGCGTCGAATGGCTCCTCTACAACCCGCAGCCCGCAAGTCGGCGTCTGGCCCGGCCCCTATTGGCTGGGCGGCGAGAAATAG
- a CDS encoding ROK family protein, with the protein MSLALGIEIGGTKLQAGVGLNNDRLLALARKQIDPEQGAAGIRKALPGLVDEALANAKRSIDDIVGVGIGFGGPVDSKQGLTLVSHQIDGWENFALQQWAEEQWKRPARIQNDASLAGYAEAILGAGRGSERVFYITVGSGVGGGWICNGVLDEGQGLGSAEIGHTWAPDPDDGEPEKIEHICSGWSMEERACAALADGEESILREMSNGDADQLTARMIYQAAEKDDLLAQTLLDHTTTTLAVAIGNVITLLHPHKIILGGGVSLMGPLFWEPLRKKVKRYAFHLYADSAELVPAELGEDVVVVGASLLGLDAAKAVR; encoded by the coding sequence ATGAGTTTAGCATTAGGCATTGAAATCGGCGGCACCAAACTTCAGGCGGGCGTTGGACTCAACAACGACCGCCTGCTTGCGTTGGCGCGAAAGCAAATTGATCCCGAACAAGGCGCCGCAGGCATTCGCAAAGCGCTGCCCGGTTTAGTGGACGAGGCGCTCGCCAATGCGAAACGCTCCATTGACGATATCGTGGGCGTTGGCATTGGCTTCGGCGGCCCGGTCGATTCGAAACAGGGGCTGACTCTGGTCTCTCACCAGATCGACGGTTGGGAGAACTTCGCCTTGCAGCAATGGGCCGAAGAACAATGGAAGCGCCCCGCGCGCATTCAAAACGACGCCAGCCTGGCGGGATACGCCGAAGCCATCCTCGGCGCGGGCCGCGGCAGCGAAAGGGTGTTTTATATCACCGTCGGCAGCGGCGTGGGCGGCGGATGGATATGCAACGGCGTGTTAGATGAAGGCCAGGGGTTGGGCTCAGCGGAAATCGGCCACACCTGGGCGCCCGACCCTGACGACGGCGAGCCGGAAAAGATTGAGCATATTTGTTCGGGCTGGTCGATGGAAGAACGCGCCTGCGCGGCGTTGGCCGATGGTGAAGAGTCTATCTTGCGTGAAATGAGCAATGGCGACGCTGATCAATTGACGGCGCGGATGATTTATCAAGCGGCGGAAAAAGACGACCTGCTGGCGCAGACGCTGCTCGACCATACCACCACCACGCTGGCGGTCGCGATTGGTAATGTCATTACCCTGCTGCATCCCCATAAAATCATCCTTGGCGGCGGCGTATCGCTGATGGGGCCGCTGTTTTGGGAGCCGCTGCGAAAAAAAGTCAAACGCTATGCGTTTCATTTATATGCAGACAGCGCCGAGTTGGTTCCAGCGGAACTCGGCGAAGACGTTGTTGTTGTCGGCGCGTCGCTGCTGGGTCTCGACGCTGCCAAGGCGGTACGCTAA
- a CDS encoding SIS domain-containing protein → MSYTAYLDDFTSLLSKIDSQEVENLVSAIREAYDNNQFVFICGNGGSGANASHICEDLGKGTLTDFDNQKRLKVLSLTDNTPYILAWANDTAYERIFVEQLKNFAEPGALLISISGSGNSPNVLRAVEWANENGMKTFSLTGYDGGKLKEISHQVMHVPSFNMGAVESVHQVVFHYVLDSLREQFKVAS, encoded by the coding sequence ATGTCCTATACCGCGTACTTAGATGACTTTACTTCATTACTGAGCAAAATTGATTCGCAAGAGGTCGAAAACCTGGTTAGCGCCATTCGCGAAGCCTATGACAACAACCAGTTCGTCTTCATCTGCGGCAACGGCGGCAGCGGCGCCAACGCGTCTCACATCTGCGAAGACCTTGGCAAAGGCACGCTGACCGACTTCGACAACCAAAAGCGCTTGAAGGTGCTCAGCCTGACCGATAACACGCCCTACATTCTTGCATGGGCCAACGACACCGCCTATGAGCGCATCTTCGTCGAACAATTAAAAAACTTCGCCGAGCCGGGCGCCTTGTTGATTTCGATCAGCGGTTCCGGCAACAGCCCCAACGTGCTCCGCGCAGTCGAGTGGGCCAATGAGAACGGCATGAAGACTTTTTCATTGACCGGCTACGACGGCGGCAAGTTGAAAGAAATCTCTCATCAGGTGATGCATGTTCCGTCCTTTAATATGGGCGCGGTCGAGTCCGTCCATCAAGTGGTGTTCCACTATGTGCTCGATTCGCTGCGGGAACAATTCAAAGTCGCGTCATGA
- a CDS encoding glycosyltransferase — protein sequence MRIVHIYKDYYPPTCGGIEIAINRIIEGCRDQCDEIKVLICNQAWRSEIAEVEGTPVYKAGEWGRFLSAPLSPSFPLWLKRMDADILHYHIPNPTAVISHLLARPKGKLIVHYHSDIVRQKRWLALYGAFRNAFLRQAERIIVTSPNYLETSETLAPFRDKCEIVPFGVSTSQFTRTPEIESKAHRYRRRYGDRLVLCAGVLRYYKGLHVLIRAMEHVDGRLLIVGDGPLLGQLLSWVKTLPYSDRIIFVGRVESVIPYYYAGDLFCLPSIYRSEAFGLVLLEAAACGMPLISTELGTGTSYINQHQQTGLVVPPNDEHALAQSITRLLDDAELRRKFGEAAQQRVQQNFTHEMMCGRILDIYRSVLGGTQ from the coding sequence GTGCGTATTGTACACATTTATAAAGATTACTATCCGCCCACCTGCGGCGGCATCGAAATCGCCATCAACCGCATCATTGAGGGCTGCCGCGATCAATGCGACGAGATCAAAGTCTTGATCTGCAATCAAGCCTGGCGGTCGGAGATTGCCGAAGTCGAAGGCACGCCCGTTTATAAAGCGGGTGAATGGGGGCGTTTTTTATCGGCGCCGCTGTCGCCGAGTTTTCCCTTATGGCTGAAGCGGATGGACGCCGATATTCTTCATTACCATATCCCCAACCCGACGGCGGTCATCTCGCATCTGTTGGCGCGTCCCAAAGGCAAGTTAATCGTGCATTACCACAGCGATATCGTACGCCAAAAGCGCTGGCTGGCCCTGTATGGCGCGTTTCGCAACGCCTTTTTACGGCAGGCGGAGCGCATCATCGTCACCTCGCCCAATTATCTGGAAACCTCCGAAACCCTGGCGCCGTTTCGTGATAAATGCGAAATCGTTCCGTTCGGGGTCTCTACCTCACAATTCACCAGGACGCCCGAAATCGAATCCAAAGCGCATCGCTACCGCCGCCGCTACGGCGACCGACTGGTGTTATGCGCGGGGGTGCTGCGCTATTACAAAGGGCTGCATGTCCTGATTCGCGCCATGGAGCATGTCGATGGGCGGTTGCTCATCGTGGGCGACGGCCCGCTGCTGGGGCAATTGTTGTCGTGGGTCAAAACCCTGCCCTACTCAGACCGCATCATCTTCGTAGGCCGGGTCGAATCTGTCATTCCCTATTATTATGCGGGCGATTTATTTTGCTTGCCGTCGATTTACCGTTCCGAAGCCTTCGGTCTAGTGCTGCTCGAAGCCGCCGCCTGCGGGATGCCGTTGATCTCCACCGAACTCGGCACCGGCACGTCATATATCAATCAACACCAACAAACCGGGCTGGTGGTTCCGCCCAATGATGAACACGCGCTGGCGCAATCCATCACCCGGTTGCTGGATGACGCCGAACTGCGGCGAAAATTCGGCGAAGCCGCGCAGCAGCGCGTACAACAAAACTTTACTCACGAAATGATGTGTGGACGCATTCTTGATATCTACCGCTCGGTCTTAGGCGGTACGCAATGA
- a CDS encoding CbiX/SirB N-terminal domain-containing protein, with amino-acid sequence MTKPHLLIVAHGSRSSAWNNAVVEFAQQADAACQDSGAFSGASACFMEHGQPSIADAVQSLSQSNSKVIAQPLFLSVSQHVTVDIPNEFEKAAAPIEAKNNHARFQCGDCTLTLLPPPQAPELLADNAARRIRSKIELTPQDGVIFVYYGTKSYLAAWDALAQSVIDNMKGAFPGVNMRWVYAGDMVAFSPEPLSKAIDDAARQWQRVVILPALVAKGVIQNEVIPAAIANAHASSKAVYFHDAILPDPILATRFVETAAARF; translated from the coding sequence ATGACCAAACCTCACTTACTCATCGTCGCGCACGGCAGCCGCTCAAGCGCATGGAACAACGCCGTGGTTGAATTCGCCCAACAGGCGGACGCGGCCTGCCAAGATTCTGGCGCGTTTTCAGGCGCCAGCGCTTGTTTTATGGAGCACGGGCAGCCCTCGATTGCCGACGCGGTCCAATCACTCAGCCAATCGAACAGCAAAGTAATCGCACAACCCCTGTTTCTCTCCGTCAGCCAACATGTGACGGTGGATATCCCCAATGAGTTCGAGAAAGCAGCCGCACCGATCGAGGCCAAAAATAACCACGCCCGCTTTCAATGCGGCGACTGCACCCTCACGCTGCTGCCGCCCCCGCAAGCGCCGGAACTCTTGGCTGACAACGCCGCGCGCCGCATTCGCTCGAAGATTGAACTCACGCCGCAAGACGGCGTCATCTTTGTTTATTATGGGACAAAGTCGTACCTCGCCGCCTGGGACGCGCTGGCGCAATCCGTCATTGACAACATGAAAGGCGCTTTTCCCGGCGTCAATATGAGATGGGTTTATGCAGGCGACATGGTCGCGTTTTCGCCCGAACCATTATCGAAAGCGATTGATGATGCCGCGCGCCAATGGCAGCGGGTGGTGATTCTGCCCGCGTTGGTGGCGAAAGGCGTAATTCAAAACGAGGTCATCCCCGCCGCGATTGCCAACGCCCATGCGAGTTCCAAAGCGGTATATTTTCACGACGCTATTCTTCCTGACCCCATATTAGCAACGCGGTTTGTTGAGACCGCCGCCGCGCGTTTTTAA
- a CDS encoding glucose-1-phosphate adenylyltransferase yields the protein MAVMKSELYSDHTAVLILGGGQGTRLFPLTLTRSKPAVPVAGKYRLIDLAISNCLHSQLDRLYILTQFNSDSLHRHIAQTYRFDVFSKGFIQVLAAQQTPKNRHWYQGTADAVRQSLERLHQRQPENVLILSGDHLYRMDYRKLLKVHVETDADVTISVLPVNHDRCKEFGIMEINDKEEIVNFVEKPCTPEETDPLRVPASTFEKYNIEPKGREYIASMGIYAFKTRTLFEALSENDGSDFGKNIIPAMIENKKVYSYFFDGYWEDIGTIRSFYDANLGLTHQVPEFNFYNEDSIVHTRPRFLPGAKVNDAQVRSAILCDGTIISAGSTVERSIIGLRGIIGDGAHVSDTVMMGADYYDGPNITFEDVPTDAPPLGIGAGTFIKGAIVDKNARIGKNVRITNEGKEQDTDQSNFSVRDGIVVIPRSAVVPDGTVI from the coding sequence ATGGCAGTAATGAAATCCGAATTGTATTCCGACCATACAGCCGTCTTGATTCTTGGCGGAGGCCAAGGGACGCGGTTGTTTCCATTAACATTGACCCGATCCAAACCCGCCGTGCCTGTTGCGGGAAAGTACCGTTTAATCGACTTGGCCATCAGCAATTGCCTGCATTCGCAATTAGACCGTTTGTATATTCTGACCCAGTTCAACTCAGACTCGCTACACCGCCATATTGCCCAAACCTATCGCTTTGACGTGTTCTCCAAGGGGTTCATTCAAGTGTTGGCGGCGCAGCAAACGCCAAAAAACCGCCACTGGTATCAAGGCACCGCCGATGCGGTGCGCCAGTCGCTCGAACGCCTCCACCAACGGCAACCCGAAAATGTTTTGATCCTCTCCGGCGACCACCTCTACCGCATGGACTACCGCAAACTGTTGAAAGTCCACGTTGAGACCGACGCAGACGTAACCATCTCCGTATTGCCGGTGAACCATGACCGCTGCAAAGAATTCGGCATCATGGAGATCAATGATAAAGAAGAAATCGTTAATTTTGTCGAAAAGCCTTGTACGCCTGAAGAAACAGACCCATTGCGCGTCCCCGCCTCGACGTTTGAGAAATACAACATTGAGCCTAAAGGGCGCGAGTATATCGCCTCGATGGGAATCTACGCCTTCAAAACCCGCACCCTGTTTGAAGCGTTGAGCGAAAACGACGGTTCGGACTTTGGCAAAAATATCATCCCCGCGATGATTGAAAACAAGAAAGTGTATTCCTACTTCTTTGACGGCTATTGGGAAGACATCGGGACCATCCGCTCATTCTACGACGCCAATTTAGGGCTGACTCACCAAGTGCCGGAATTCAACTTTTATAACGAAGATTCCATTGTTCACACCCGCCCGCGCTTTTTGCCGGGAGCGAAGGTCAATGACGCTCAAGTGCGTTCGGCGATTTTATGCGACGGTACCATTATTTCGGCGGGATCAACCGTTGAGCGCTCTATCATCGGCCTGCGCGGCATCATCGGCGACGGCGCCCATGTCTCAGACACGGTTATGATGGGCGCCGATTATTACGACGGCCCCAACATTACGTTTGAAGATGTCCCCACTGATGCGCCGCCGCTGGGCATCGGCGCCGGCACCTTCATTAAAGGCGCCATCGTCGACAAAAACGCCCGCATTGGTAAAAACGTACGCATCACCAATGAAGGCAAAGAACAAGACACCGACCAAAGCAATTTCTCGGTCAGAGACGGCATCGTGGTGATTCCCCGCTCAGCGGTGGTACCCGATGGAACCGTGATTTAG